A single genomic interval of Oceanithermus profundus DSM 14977 harbors:
- a CDS encoding NADH-quinone oxidoreductase subunit D: MSLEPVPGRSDEMIVNMGPQHPATHGVLRVVLGLEGERITRAVPHIGYLHRNHEKIEEARTYPMVIAYTDRMDYVSGTQNELPFVLAVEDMLGIEVPDRAKKIRTMFFELYRLASHLVWMGTAMLDLGAISPFLYTFWDREIILGIVEKTAGARMLPNYYTFGGVRRDVHPDFFKDVADFLDHMERRMVDYEHLVLESPVVHARTIGVGVLSKERAIARGVSGPVLRASGVAYDVRKAFPYDAYPDVEFEIPTSPDGDTYARFWVRFQEMYQSIRILRQLVELTPKTGPYKGKAPARIKPPAGERYRAVENSRGELGVLVVSDGTDKPYRVKHRGAAFSNLQIVPDLFVGAKFSDAIAILASLDPVFGEIDR, from the coding sequence ATGAGCCTGGAACCGGTGCCCGGCCGCAGCGACGAGATGATCGTCAACATGGGGCCGCAGCACCCGGCCACCCACGGCGTGCTGCGGGTGGTCCTGGGGCTCGAGGGCGAGCGCATCACCCGCGCGGTCCCGCACATCGGCTACCTGCACCGCAACCACGAGAAGATCGAAGAGGCCCGCACCTACCCGATGGTGATCGCCTACACCGACCGCATGGACTACGTCTCGGGCACGCAGAACGAGCTGCCCTTCGTGCTGGCGGTGGAGGACATGCTGGGCATCGAGGTGCCCGACCGGGCCAAGAAGATCCGCACCATGTTCTTCGAGCTCTACCGCCTCGCCAGCCACCTGGTCTGGATGGGGACGGCGATGCTCGACCTGGGTGCGATCTCGCCCTTCCTCTACACCTTCTGGGACCGCGAGATCATCCTGGGGATCGTCGAGAAGACCGCGGGCGCGCGCATGCTGCCCAACTACTACACCTTCGGCGGCGTCCGCCGCGACGTCCACCCCGACTTCTTCAAGGACGTGGCCGACTTCCTCGACCACATGGAGCGGCGCATGGTGGACTACGAGCACCTGGTGCTCGAGAGCCCGGTGGTGCACGCGCGCACGATCGGCGTGGGCGTGCTCAGCAAGGAACGCGCCATCGCCCGCGGCGTCAGCGGCCCGGTGCTGCGCGCCAGCGGGGTGGCCTACGACGTGCGCAAGGCCTTCCCCTACGACGCCTACCCCGACGTCGAGTTCGAGATTCCCACCTCGCCGGACGGCGACACCTACGCCCGCTTCTGGGTGCGGTTCCAGGAGATGTACCAGTCGATCCGCATCCTGCGGCAGCTGGTGGAGCTCACCCCCAAGACCGGGCCCTACAAGGGCAAGGCGCCGGCCCGCATCAAGCCCCCGGCGGGCGAGCGCTACCGCGCGGTCGAGAACAGCCGCGGTGAGCTGGGCGTGCTCGTCGTCTCCGACGGCACCGACAAGCCCTACCGGGTCAAGCACCGGGGGGCGGCCTTCTCGAACCTGCAGATCGTCCCCGACCTCTTCGTGGGCGCCAAGTTCTCCGACGCCATCGCGATCCTGGCGTCCCTCGACCCCGTCTTCGGGGAGATCGACCGATAG
- a CDS encoding 4Fe-4S dicluster domain-containing protein, whose protein sequence is MSLLQEVWQAVKAIGTGMATVHKRVYEEAPTEFYPYVKPDLPPVSVQSLALVENEDGSERCIVCLQCERACPAQVITIERHRNPEGKGFLIDRFDIDLVNCMYCAACVEACPVSSIVTIQDFEMSTYDLQTLKADVDFLHEQARRARQWYSPKFGVEIRTEDGRIEKAPPEMQPGGLAEILKPAEEVDS, encoded by the coding sequence ATGAGCCTGCTTCAAGAAGTCTGGCAAGCCGTGAAGGCCATCGGTACCGGGATGGCCACGGTGCACAAGCGCGTCTACGAGGAGGCGCCCACCGAGTTCTACCCCTACGTCAAGCCCGACCTGCCCCCGGTCTCGGTGCAGTCGCTGGCGCTCGTGGAGAACGAGGACGGCTCGGAGCGCTGCATCGTCTGCCTGCAGTGCGAGCGCGCCTGTCCGGCGCAGGTGATCACCATCGAGCGCCACCGCAACCCCGAGGGCAAGGGCTTCCTCATCGACCGCTTCGACATCGACCTGGTCAACTGCATGTACTGCGCCGCCTGCGTGGAGGCCTGCCCGGTCAGCTCGATCGTGACGATCCAGGACTTCGAGATGTCCACCTACGACCTGCAGACGCTCAAGGCGGACGTCGACTTCCTGCACGAGCAGGCGCGCCGGGCGCGGCAGTGGTACAGCCCCAAGTTCGGCGTGGAGATCCGCACCGAGGACGGACGCATCGAGAAGGCGCCGCCGGAGATGCAGCCCGGGGGCCTGGCCGAGATCCTGAAACCGGCCGAGGAGGTGGACTCGTGA
- the nuoK gene encoding NADH-quinone oxidoreductase subunit NuoK, with product MVTLGHFLLLSGLLMAIGFYGVLTRRNLIAVLMSVEILLNAAALAFASVAAFRDPSLFAGQVFALFIIVVAAAELSIGFAILLNVYRTHGAVTDDAIGEMRG from the coding sequence ATGGTGACGCTCGGACACTTCCTCCTGCTTTCCGGCCTCCTGATGGCCATCGGGTTCTACGGCGTGCTCACGCGCCGCAACCTGATCGCGGTGCTGATGTCGGTCGAGATCCTGCTCAACGCCGCGGCCCTGGCCTTCGCCAGCGTGGCCGCCTTCCGCGACCCCAGCCTCTTTGCGGGGCAGGTCTTCGCGCTCTTCATCATCGTGGTGGCCGCGGCCGAGCTTTCCATCGGCTTCGCGATCCTCTTGAACGTCTACCGCACCCACGGCGCCGTCACCGACGACGCCATCGGCGAGATGCGCGGATAA
- a CDS encoding NADH-quinone oxidoreductase subunit J family protein: MSLTAFYALAAFVLVFAILAVTTASMVRAALSLAITFFLIAGLYLLLGSPALAAIQFMVNASAIPIMTLFIIMMTQSRASAGPRSWQIVAGLLAAAAALVFFKGNVGHGDGQITPVSPEALGVNLLQAALLPFEVASVLLLLAMVGAIVLARRRAG, from the coding sequence GTGAGCCTGACCGCGTTCTACGCCCTGGCGGCCTTCGTGCTCGTCTTCGCGATCCTTGCGGTCACGACGGCCAGCATGGTGCGCGCCGCCCTGAGCCTGGCGATCACCTTCTTCCTGATCGCGGGGCTCTACCTGCTCCTGGGCTCGCCGGCGCTGGCGGCCATCCAGTTCATGGTCAACGCCTCGGCGATCCCGATTATGACGTTGTTTATCATCATGATGACCCAGTCGCGCGCGAGCGCGGGACCGCGGAGCTGGCAGATCGTCGCCGGCCTGCTGGCCGCCGCCGCGGCCCTCGTCTTCTTCAAGGGCAACGTCGGCCACGGGGACGGCCAGATCACCCCGGTCAGCCCCGAGGCGCTGGGCGTCAACCTGCTGCAGGCGGCGCTGCTGCCCTTCGAGGTGGCCTCGGTGCTGCTGCTGCTCGCCATGGTGGGCGCGATCGTTCTCGCCCGGAGGAGGGCCGGCTGA
- the nuoH gene encoding NADH-quinone oxidoreductase subunit NuoH: MSQIPIPEDRHFRPRLLGYDPQKSRPWLERTVYSAYVFVFWLIVIGTYAGVPALFGALGWDSGWGFVLMRTLQVVLLFLLSAVIALLLILLLRKYLGKVQERYGPMHYGPAGGIQTVFDALKLLAKEDFVPAAADVLTFRLAPAITFVASFAMFAVIPFASGWVLADTNVGLIYLIAVSTLSAYGVLLGGVSSGNKWALIGALRAGAQMVSYEIPLALVFLTVAVWSGTLSLGGIVDAQLGLWNFLPLALPFVLYVIASLAELKHIPFDFPEAESELIAGYNVEYSGMSFAFFFLAEFVELFLLPALIVVFFFGGWHGPLFGLEPGSLAAGALESLYFTAKTAVWVWIFLWIRATLPRYRDDQLMEFAWKAMIPLALFGLVLAAYLRLIWR, translated from the coding sequence GTGAGCCAGATCCCCATTCCCGAAGACCGGCACTTCCGCCCGCGCCTGCTCGGGTACGACCCCCAGAAGAGCCGGCCCTGGCTTGAACGCACGGTCTATTCCGCGTACGTCTTCGTCTTTTGGCTAATCGTCATCGGCACCTACGCCGGCGTGCCGGCGCTGTTCGGAGCGCTGGGCTGGGACAGCGGCTGGGGCTTCGTGCTGATGCGCACCCTGCAGGTGGTGCTGCTCTTCCTGCTCTCGGCGGTCATCGCGTTGCTCCTCATCCTGCTGCTGCGCAAGTACCTGGGCAAGGTGCAGGAACGCTACGGCCCCATGCACTACGGCCCCGCCGGCGGCATCCAGACCGTCTTCGACGCGCTCAAGCTGCTGGCCAAGGAGGACTTCGTCCCCGCAGCCGCCGACGTCCTCACCTTCCGGCTCGCGCCCGCGATCACCTTCGTGGCCAGCTTCGCCATGTTCGCCGTCATCCCCTTCGCCTCCGGCTGGGTGCTGGCCGACACCAACGTGGGGCTCATCTACCTGATCGCGGTCTCCACCCTCAGCGCCTACGGGGTGCTCCTGGGCGGCGTCTCCTCGGGCAACAAGTGGGCCCTGATCGGCGCGCTGCGCGCCGGCGCGCAGATGGTCAGCTACGAGATCCCGCTGGCCCTCGTCTTCCTGACCGTCGCCGTCTGGAGCGGCACGCTCTCCCTGGGCGGCATCGTGGACGCCCAGCTGGGGCTTTGGAACTTCCTGCCGCTGGCGCTGCCCTTCGTGCTCTACGTGATCGCCAGCCTGGCCGAGCTCAAGCACATCCCCTTCGACTTCCCCGAGGCCGAGTCCGAGCTGATCGCCGGTTACAACGTGGAGTACTCGGGCATGAGCTTCGCGTTCTTCTTCCTGGCGGAGTTCGTCGAGCTCTTCCTGCTGCCGGCGTTGATCGTCGTCTTCTTCTTCGGCGGCTGGCACGGACCGCTCTTCGGGCTCGAGCCCGGCAGCCTGGCGGCGGGCGCGCTCGAGAGCCTCTACTTCACCGCCAAGACCGCGGTCTGGGTCTGGATCTTCCTCTGGATCCGCGCCACCCTGCCGCGCTACCGCGACGACCAACTCATGGAGTTCGCCTGGAAGGCGATGATCCCCCTGGCCCTCTTTGGACTGGTACTGGCGGCCTACCTGCGCCTGATCTGGAGGTAA
- a CDS encoding NADH-quinone oxidoreductase subunit C, producing the protein MEARMKQERLYDEDVYTVHPEDYRALCERLAAEGYDFPRAISGIDMGYGLRVTLQLTRMKDLAKVTVRTDVPYDNPVVPSVTDLWPGVEWYEREAYDMLGLRFEGHPDLRRILLEDEWALHPLLKRYDTGGYPVPGWEPKPWPDPEPWAPPPPPEPEETGEANEGGEAS; encoded by the coding sequence GTGGAAGCGAGGATGAAGCAGGAACGCCTCTACGACGAGGACGTCTACACGGTCCACCCCGAGGACTACCGGGCGCTGTGCGAGCGGCTCGCGGCCGAGGGGTACGACTTCCCCCGCGCGATCAGCGGCATCGACATGGGCTACGGTCTGCGCGTCACCCTGCAGCTGACGCGGATGAAGGACCTGGCCAAGGTGACGGTGCGCACCGACGTGCCCTACGACAACCCCGTCGTGCCCTCGGTGACCGACCTCTGGCCGGGCGTCGAGTGGTACGAGCGCGAGGCCTACGACATGCTGGGCCTCCGCTTCGAGGGGCATCCCGACCTGCGGCGCATCCTCCTCGAGGACGAGTGGGCGCTGCACCCCCTGCTGAAGCGCTACGACACCGGCGGCTACCCCGTGCCCGGCTGGGAGCCGAAACCCTGGCCCGACCCCGAACCCTGGGCGCCGCCCCCGCCGCCCGAACCCGAGGAAACGGGCGAGGCGAACGAAGGAGGTGAGGCCTCGTGA